Proteins encoded in a region of the Anguilla anguilla isolate fAngAng1 chromosome 10, fAngAng1.pri, whole genome shotgun sequence genome:
- the gatc gene encoding glutamyl-tRNA(Gln) amidotransferase subunit C, mitochondrial, translating to MSRRLFCSICSPSVYVKPSYQRCVYKSPRQDILTSAQSLTGRRWTHGKPLSEDENVHNSKVPQTPTWEPVSENQLPPPTRVPLDLVDKLERLALVDFRNQEAVTRLEKAIRFADQLHVVNTEGVEPMESVLEDRALHLRDDRVEEGDCAEQLLQLSKTTAEEYFVAPPGNIPLPERGERATMLKDSKIWTEETV from the exons ATGTCAAGACGCCTATTTTGCAGTATATGCAGTCCTTCGGTATATGTGAAGCCTTCATATCAACGGTGTGTTTATAAGAGTCCTAGACAGGATATTCTGACATCGGCACAAAGTTTGACCGGACGCCGCTGGACACATGGAAAGCCACTGTCTGAAGACGAAAATGTCCACAATTCAAAG GTTCCGCAGACACCAACGTGGGAACCTGTATCAGAAAACCAGCTACCTCCG CCCACACGAGTGCCCTTAGACTTGGTGGACAAGCTGGAACGCCTGGCCTTGGTTGACTTCAGAAACCAGGAGGCAGTCACCCGCCTGGAGAAAGCCATCCGATTCGCTGACCAGCTCCATGTTGTCAACACGGAGGGGGTTGAACCAATGGAGTCGGTTCTCGAGGACAG AGCGCTGCACCTGAGAGATGACCGCGTGGAGGAGGGCGACTGCGCCGaacagctgctccagctctccAAGACGACTGCAGAGGAGTACTTCGTTGCACCACCAG GTAACATCCCActcccagagagaggagagagagctaCCATGTTGAAAGACTCCAAAATCTGGACTGAAGAAACAGTGTGA
- the srsf9 gene encoding serine/arginine-rich splicing factor 9, with protein sequence MADGRIYVGNLPTDVQERDIEDLFFKYGKIRDIELKNNRGTIPFAFVRFEDPRDAEDAVYGRNGYGFGDCKLRVEYPRSSASKFSGPMGGGPRGRFGPPTRRSEFRVIVTGLPPTGSWQDLKDHMREAGDVCFADVQQDGEGVVEFLRREDMEYALRRLDRTEFRSHQGETAYIRVHEERGSSWGRSRSRSRSRGRYSPPYQSRGSPPPRYQSAPRHSLSRHSPPLSRHSPPPRRLPPQHSPPPRHYR encoded by the exons ATGGCGGATGGGAGGATCTATGTGGGGAACCTTCCGACGGACGTGCAGGAGAGGGACATAGAGGACCTCTTCTTCAAATACGGGAAGATCCGAGACATCGAGCTGAAGAACAACCGGGGCACGATCCCCTTCGCCTTCGTCCGTTTTGAGGATCCGCG GGATGCCGAAGATGCAGTCTACGGGCGGAACGGCTACGGATTTGGGGACTGCAAGCTGCGCGTGGAGTACCCCCGGTCCTCGGCCTCAAAATTTAGTGGCCCCATGGGAGGAGGCCCCAGAGGAAGATTTGGGCCCCCGACGCGGAGGTCTGAGTTTCGGGTCATAGTGACTG gcCTACCCCCCACCGGAAGCTGGCAGGACCTGAAGGATCACATGAGGGAGGCGGGGGACGTGTGCTTCGCGGACGTCCAGCAGGACGGGGAGGGTGTGGTGGAGTTCCTGCGGAGAGAGGATATGGAGTACGCTCTCCGTCGCCTCGACAGGACCGAGTTCCGGTCGCAccag gGCGAGACGGCGTACATACGCGTCCACGAGGAGCGGGGCTCCAGCTGGGGCCGTTCGCGGTCCCGGTCCAGGTCCCGCGGGCGATACTCGCCGCCCTACCAAAGCCGCGGATCCCCGCCCCCTCGCTACCAGTCGGCCCCCCGCCACTCGTTGTCCCGCCATAGCCCCCCCTTGTCCCGCCATAGCCCCCCCCCTCGTCGGCTCCCGCCACAGCacagcccgcccccccgccactATCGGTAA
- the tctn2 gene encoding tectonic-2 — protein sequence MAIIFNPRPGISHICVYFTLIYCMKAALGNLVFQPVFVVASGPRVTAFLQGNTSGISVIVRSVSPLNTTGRLPPPSCAEEDPGQWILTQETVDKSVVKVTLSLNRSLQLCGNETDCCPEPLCVQEILQVSACLGDEHRAALLVQAQIYALILPTGPLSENKTAIPNQAYQPLGPCPCDLNAGACDVRCCCDQDCSPDVLKLFGTQCLPGVFGGNVTPAPDYQCSAQSASNAPDWFPFLCVTSPPENNPYLGLFHQGQTVTPKRSASFQAPVLTAPLPPSDYRQGDPLFTARGQYFTIPQRSLAGQCLSRAPVAFLWNFETYCVTRLQSCPTGPPLFVAASELGVPLRDGLGGIVTVSVTEMRAGDLGSFVSVPVPVKSGSGQGFPPEPLSAGPPQLCENVTVALNYTFYWSGNGLTNVTLTQTLADVSLDPSVSLTVRFSARFVNGDGTAQSNSGNPGYQTGLPVFGGSVDAAANDSAPVRRVPLGLWETVGEGLCASASSRPVLFGENATAGCLVPVGLLDLAQCAQLRETVRSTLAALVNVTYVARNGNPDSANLADWVNITFVPVNASNLPVAPPGTCTGVPAHLNIHIGSTAAGQPGAQLQREIRAVEVSFAVTTWAIECGGGDPAPCLNSAVTQSFPISSSVTFIDIPAQTAPPKTRFQINFTEYDCDRNDVCWPQLAYPLTRYYTGEPYSQSLAKGLILVFFFIAASVLGSPWKQIRQAWSNASL from the exons ATGGCTATCATCTTCAACCCACGACCTGGGATTTCACATATATGCGTATATTTTACCTTGATATATTGTATGAAGGCTGCACTTGGCAATCTCG TTTTTCAGCCAGTCTTTGTCGTGGCCTCTGGACCAAGGGTAACCGCCTTTTTGCAAGGAAACACCTCTGGCATTTCTGTGATTGTCCGTTCCGTTTCACCGTTAAACACAACGG GCCGTCTTCCTCCGCCGTCCTGTGCAGAAGAGGACCCGGGACAATGGATTCTCACCCAGGAAACGGTGGACAAG TCCGTAGTGAAGGTGACGCTGAGTCTGAACCGCAGCTTGCAGCTCTGTGGCAATGAGACGGACTGCTGCCCGGAGCCTCTGTGCGTGCAGGAGATTCTGCAGGTGTCCGCGTGCCTGGGTGACGAGCACCGGGCCGCACTGCTGGTTCAGGCCCAGATCTACGCCCTGATTCTTCCCACGGGCCCTCTGTCAG aaaataaaactgccatTCCAAACCAAGCCTACCAGCCACTCGGCCCATGTCCCTGTGATCTGAATGCTGGAGCTTGTGATGTCCGCTGCTGTTGTGACCAG GACTGTTCCCCGGACGTTCTGAAGCTGTTCGGAACCCAGTGCCTTCCGGGGGTGTTCGGAGGGAACGTCACTCCCGCCCCCGATTACCAGTGTTCCGCGCAGTCCGCCAGCAACGCGCCTGACTGGTTCCCTTTCCTCTGCGTCACCTCCCCTCCCGAAAACAACCCGTACCTTGGGCTCTTCCACCAGGGACAGACAGT CACGCCCAAACGTAGCGCCTCCTTCCAGGCTCCAGTTCTCACCGCACCGCTGCCCCCTAGTGACTACCGCCAAGGGGACCCCCTCTTCACTGCTCGCGGCCAGTACTTCACCATCCCTCAG agatCCCTGGCTGGCCAGTGTCTCTCCAGAGCCCCTGTGGCGTTTCTGTGGAATTTTGAGACGTACTGCGTGACCCGTCTCCAGTCCTGCCCGACAGGACCCCCCCTGTTCGTCGCTGCCTCGGAGCTGGGTGTCCCCCTAAGGGATGGACTGGGGG GTATAGTCACTGTCAGCGTGACAGAAATGAGGGCAGGGGATCTGGGCTCCTTTGTGTCTGTCCCTGTCCCAGTGAAGAGCGGCAGTGGGCAGGGCTTCCCTCCAG AGCCCCTGTCGGCTGGACCGCCCCAGCTGTGTGAGAATGTGACCGTCGCGCTGAACTACACTTTCTACTGGAGCGGAAACGGCCTCACCAACGTCACTCTCACTCAGACGCTGGCGGACGTGTCGTTGGATCCAAGCG tcTCCCTGACCGTCCGGTTCTCTGCGAGGTTTGTGAACGGGGACGGAACTGCACAGTCCAATTCTGGCAACCCAG GTTATCAGACTGGACTGCCCGTTTTTGGGGGGTCTGTGGATGCTGCCGCCAATGACTCGGCGCCCGTCCGGAGGGTCCCCCTCGGCCTCTGGGAGACAG TCGGGGAGGGGTTGTGTGCCTCAGCCAGCAGTAGGCCAGTTCTGTTTGGGGAGAACGCGACGGCGGGGTGCCTGGTACCCGTGGGGCTGCTGGACTTGGCCCAGTGCGCCCAGCTCAG AGAAACTGTGCGGAGCACTCTGGCTGCTCTGGTGAACGTGACCTACGTCGCCAGAAACGGGAATCCTGATTCCGCCAACCTGGCGGACTGGGTGAACATTACCT TCGTGCCCGTGAATGCCAGCAATCTGCCGGTCGCCCCCCCCGGCACCTGTACGGGCGTGCCTGCTCACCTGAACATCCACATCGGCAGCACCGCGGCGGGGCAGCCGGGAGCCCAGCTGCAGAGGGAGATCCGGGCCGTGGAGGTcag TTTTGCGGTGACAACCTGGGCCATTGAGTGTGGAGGGGGTGACCCTGCCCCCTGTCTGAACTCCGCGGTGACTCAGTCCTTCCCCATTTCGTCTTCGGTCACCTTCATCGACATCCCTGCCCAGACGGCCCCGCCCAAAACCAG GTTTCAGATCAATTTCACCGAGTACGACTGTGACAGGAACGATGTCTGCTGGCCACAGCTGGCGTATCCGCTGACTCGGTACTACACAG GTGAGCCCTACTCGCAGTCCCTCGCCAAAGGCCTGATCCTGGTCTTCTTCTTCATCGCTGCGTCTGTGCTGGGATCGCCATGGAAACAGATCCGCCAGGCGTGGAGCAACGCCTCCCTGTAG
- the triap1 gene encoding TP53-regulated inhibitor of apoptosis 1: MNSVGEGCTDLKREYDQCFNRWFAEKFLKGDRSGDPCTEMFKKYQVCVQKAIKDKDIPIDGVEFMGPNKEKPES; this comes from the exons ATGAATAGTGTTGGGGAAGGCTGCACGGATCTCAAGCGAGAATATGATCAGTGTTTTAATCGCTGGTTCGCAGAGAAATTCCTGAAAGGAGACCGGAGCGGCGACCCTTGCACTGAGATGTTCAAAAAATATCAAGTGTGCGTTcag AAGGCCATCAAGGACAAAGACATCCCAATCGATGGTGTCGAATTCATGGGACCGAACAAGGAGAAGCCGGAAAGCTGA